The Inediibacterium massiliense genome has a segment encoding these proteins:
- a CDS encoding spore germination protein, with amino-acid sequence MFRILKNKLFGQDHTNRNNLYQPTYLTKSLDENISIFQNIFKHDETIIFRKIESREWQSLKCCLILADGMVKKDDIHEFIIQPIVESKDPKENINILDLLSNKIITTAEIEKQKDIDDLVEAILSGNSVLLIEGMKEALILDTKGWAFRAITEPLSEQVVRGPREGFTETLIVNLSLLRRRILTSDLKFQFKKIGTRTNTKVCICYIESLVNEKILKELHKRLDDIEIDGILESGYIEEFIEDAPLSPFSTVGHTERPDIIAGGLLEGRIAILVDGTPFVLSIPHLFIEDFQANEDYYNRSFYATINRMLRILSFFLTTSVPAVYVALVTFHQEMIPTPLILSISAAREGVPFPTIVEALLMLLAFELLRESGVRLPAPVGTTIGFVGAIILGQAAVDAKFVSAPIVIVAALTGITNFLIPKMIGPVIVIRFTFLMLSAFLGLYGYIFGVIGLFIHLMSLRSFGIPYMSQIGSVKLQDMKDTSIRAPWWYMYYRPKLLSHNPIRKKDSQIPEKR; translated from the coding sequence ATGTTTAGGATCCTAAAAAATAAACTTTTCGGACAAGATCACACAAATAGAAATAATTTATATCAACCTACTTATCTTACAAAATCTCTAGATGAAAATATTTCTATATTCCAAAATATTTTTAAGCATGATGAGACTATTATTTTTAGGAAAATAGAAAGTAGAGAATGGCAAAGTTTAAAATGTTGTTTGATTCTTGCTGATGGAATGGTAAAAAAAGATGATATTCATGAATTTATTATTCAGCCTATTGTAGAAAGTAAAGATCCAAAAGAAAATATCAATATTTTAGATTTATTGTCTAATAAAATTATAACTACAGCAGAAATAGAGAAGCAAAAGGATATAGATGATTTAGTAGAAGCTATTTTATCAGGAAATAGTGTTCTTTTAATAGAAGGAATGAAAGAAGCTCTTATATTAGATACAAAGGGATGGGCATTTCGTGCCATTACTGAGCCTTTATCAGAACAAGTTGTAAGGGGACCTAGAGAAGGATTTACAGAGACTTTAATTGTGAACTTATCTTTGCTTCGAAGAAGAATTTTAACTTCTGACTTAAAATTTCAGTTTAAAAAAATAGGAACAAGAACAAATACCAAAGTATGTATATGCTATATTGAAAGCTTAGTCAATGAAAAAATACTAAAAGAACTTCATAAAAGACTAGATGATATAGAGATAGATGGAATTTTAGAGTCAGGATACATAGAAGAATTTATAGAAGATGCTCCTTTGTCTCCATTTTCTACGGTAGGACATACAGAAAGACCAGATATTATTGCAGGAGGGTTATTAGAAGGGAGAATTGCTATTTTAGTAGATGGTACTCCATTTGTATTAAGTATACCCCATTTATTTATTGAAGATTTTCAAGCAAATGAGGATTATTACAATCGATCTTTTTATGCAACTATCAATCGGATGCTTAGAATTTTATCATTTTTTTTGACAACCAGTGTACCAGCTGTTTATGTAGCACTCGTTACCTTTCACCAAGAAATGATTCCAACGCCTTTGATTCTTAGTATATCTGCAGCGAGAGAAGGAGTCCCATTTCCTACTATTGTAGAAGCTTTATTAATGCTATTAGCCTTTGAGCTTTTAAGAGAAAGTGGAGTTCGTCTTCCTGCTCCTGTAGGAACTACTATAGGCTTTGTGGGAGCTATTATTCTAGGACAGGCTGCAGTAGATGCAAAATTTGTAAGTGCACCTATTGTGATTGTAGCAGCTTTGACTGGAATTACAAATTTTTTAATACCTAAAATGATTGGACCTGTTATTGTCATAAGATTTACTTTTTTAATGCTTTCTGCATTCTTAGGATTATATGGGTATATTTTTGGAGTCATTGGATTATTTATTCATCTTATGTCTTTAAGATCTTTTGGAATTCCTTATATGTCTCAGATAGGAAGTGTAAAGCTTCAAGATATGAAAGATACTAGTATTAGAGCTCCTTGGTGGTATATGTACTACAGACCTAAGCTTTTATCTCACAATCCTATTCGAAAGAAGGATTCTCAGATTCCTGAAAAGAGGTAA
- a CDS encoding Ger(x)C family spore germination protein has protein sequence MKKIMGVILSIIFLSGCWNYREINNTSIAAGLAVDYDKNKKQVILNAEIIYPTIAGGETTLKSQIVRGEGRNSFDAIRNMIQTTGKKIFWAHAKIIVIGEEAAKNEKVLISLIDFAKRDAEARDDLWVLVSKEKTAEEILTMNPLIQDISSFQIEDILKNEKGISKYVATPLWKFVDDLSSEGISPVLPTASTNIFEGKKIVEIYGTEVFKKAKPVGWLNGNETKSLLFVLDKLKGGALVIDQKQEKSYQKIALEILKNKTKIEPIDKDGQIIINISTKTTVNINDLESKINFMDKKIMSEIQKTAEKKIEEDIQKVVEKVQKEYNSDIFGFSQSIERKYPKLWTEMKPNWDRVFKNLKVNVHSDVLIRGSALRSKPIEVKK, from the coding sequence ATGAAAAAAATAATGGGTGTGATATTGAGTATAATTTTTTTATCAGGATGTTGGAATTACAGAGAAATTAATAATACATCTATAGCAGCAGGATTAGCAGTAGATTATGATAAAAATAAAAAACAAGTGATTTTAAATGCAGAAATTATTTATCCCACTATTGCAGGAGGAGAAACTACTTTAAAAAGTCAGATCGTAAGAGGTGAGGGGCGAAATAGTTTCGATGCTATTAGAAATATGATTCAGACAACAGGGAAAAAAATATTTTGGGCTCATGCAAAAATTATTGTGATCGGTGAAGAAGCAGCTAAAAATGAAAAGGTACTTATTAGTCTGATAGATTTTGCTAAACGAGATGCAGAAGCTAGAGATGATTTATGGGTACTAGTATCTAAAGAAAAAACAGCAGAGGAAATACTAACTATGAATCCTTTAATTCAAGATATCTCGTCTTTTCAAATAGAAGATATTCTAAAAAATGAAAAGGGGATATCAAAGTATGTAGCTACTCCCCTTTGGAAATTTGTTGATGACTTATCTTCAGAAGGTATTTCACCTGTTCTTCCTACAGCAAGTACAAATATATTTGAAGGAAAAAAAATTGTAGAGATATATGGCACAGAAGTTTTTAAAAAAGCAAAACCAGTAGGATGGTTAAATGGAAATGAAACAAAGAGTTTATTATTTGTTTTAGATAAGTTAAAAGGAGGGGCATTAGTAATTGATCAAAAACAAGAAAAAAGCTATCAAAAAATTGCACTAGAGATTCTTAAAAACAAGACAAAAATTGAACCTATTGATAAGGATGGACAGATAATTATAAATATTTCTACAAAGACTACTGTAAATATTAATGATTTAGAAAGTAAAATCAATTTTATGGATAAGAAGATTATGAGTGAAATTCAAAAAACAGCAGAAAAAAAAATAGAAGAAGATATTCAAAAAGTAGTAGAAAAAGTTCAAAAAGAATATAATAGTGATATTTTTGGATTTTCACAAAGTATAGAAAGAAAATATCCAAAACTTTGGACAGAAATGAAACCAAATTGGGATAGGGTTTTTAAAAATTTAAAAGTAAATGTACACTCAGATGTTTTAATTCGAGGAAGTGCACTAAGATCAAAACCAATTGAGGTGAAAAAATAA
- a CDS encoding Ger(x)C family spore germination protein → MLKKILLISIPLLLLSGCWNYKDINTTRLVSGMAIDYDSKKDEYITTIEIVNLKAGKRGVMKGQYYQSRGSLPFEGVRDIIMKTGRRLYWTHAKVIIISEEIAKKKMMPILDYMHRDAEFREEIYFIVSKEKTAQEILEKYTAEEFSPILSYHMYEGIQSEKNLPKYIGTESWQFIKTLYEEGASTVLPTVENVEKNEEIYPILGGVAVFQKDHFVGYLTESETTAFLWAVDRIKGGLVTVDPKVDNQKVNVTLEILKNKTELKPIYKNGEIIMNIEIMTDVNIAEIDGSIDVIGKKGRTVLEKEAEKYIQNQVERVIHKVQKKYNSDIFQFSKKIKNTMPHTWKNIYKEWDKIFSEIKVNVEVKVHIQGSALQSKPIQIR, encoded by the coding sequence ATGTTAAAAAAAATTTTATTAATAAGTATCCCTTTATTATTGTTAAGTGGGTGTTGGAATTACAAAGATATCAATACTACTAGATTGGTATCAGGAATGGCAATAGATTATGACTCAAAGAAGGATGAATATATTACTACCATTGAAATAGTAAATTTAAAAGCAGGAAAAAGAGGAGTGATGAAAGGACAATATTACCAAAGCAGAGGATCTCTTCCTTTTGAAGGAGTGCGAGATATTATTATGAAAACAGGAAGAAGATTATATTGGACACATGCAAAGGTTATTATTATTAGTGAAGAAATAGCAAAGAAAAAGATGATGCCTATTTTAGATTATATGCATCGAGATGCAGAGTTTAGAGAAGAAATTTATTTTATTGTTTCAAAAGAAAAAACTGCACAAGAGATTTTAGAAAAATATACAGCAGAAGAATTTAGTCCTATTCTTTCTTATCATATGTATGAAGGGATTCAATCAGAAAAAAATCTACCTAAATATATTGGAACAGAGTCTTGGCAATTTATTAAGACATTGTATGAAGAAGGAGCCTCTACTGTTCTTCCTACTGTTGAAAACGTAGAAAAAAATGAAGAAATATATCCTATTTTAGGAGGAGTGGCAGTATTTCAAAAAGACCATTTTGTAGGATATCTTACAGAATCAGAAACAACAGCATTTTTATGGGCAGTAGATCGCATAAAAGGAGGGCTAGTTACAGTAGATCCAAAAGTAGATAATCAAAAGGTCAATGTAACCTTAGAAATACTAAAAAACAAAACAGAGCTTAAGCCTATTTATAAAAATGGAGAAATCATTATGAATATAGAAATTATGACAGATGTAAATATAGCTGAAATTGATGGATCTATAGATGTAATTGGAAAGAAGGGAAGAACTGTCTTAGAGAAAGAAGCCGAAAAATATATTCAAAATCAAGTAGAAAGGGTAATACATAAGGTACAAAAAAAATATAATAGTGATATATTTCAATTTAGTAAAAAAATTAAAAATACTATGCCTCATACATGGAAAAATATTTACAAAGAGTGGGATAAAATATTTAGTGAAATAAAAGTAAATGTAGAAGTAAAAGTACATATACAGGGCAGTGCTTTGCAATCAAAACCTATTCAAATAAGATAA
- a CDS encoding methyl-accepting chemotaxis protein: MRVKAKLIMILVTLSSIALIVVSSLGFMSMKKELMEDIHLQMTNTLKDTSTYLDQWVLTKGKAVETIKNILENINQDEISYKEYLQSYKDDEDIFSVYMGFEDGNYVDGGDWIPEKDWDPRKRPWYEKAIKKGEKIYTVPYIDAEYKEYVVSVALPVKNKEGKFKGVISQDIILRSIVEAVNHIQVKGYGYGMLMDEDGVIFSYPDEKLLNTNIVENEELKEVGKDMLIKDYGTAQFLAEGQNKLMVYKKLPTTGWVLGVVVSESDVYKPLLALKIKYLCINTIAILFIILFALYFSKKLTTPLTQLTHYAEKLGNGDLSIKTNIKGNDEIGLLCKVFNTMGNNIKAMIQKNQGIAKDVTKEFNMVTSSIREINIANKEVVKAIEEIASGANHQAIESSHGFELTNHLAQRIKDMNMQIESVNKQAVHMHKKNEDGILSMMDLKDKFQQNMDACERVEKFIMELAEKSKSIDQIIETIRNIAQQTNLLALNAAIEAARAGDSGRGFAVVAEEVKKLAEQSSNATGEIQNIIEKVIYVIEQANSEMKNSQSVVKNVNDSLKESTEIFTKMKISSDDVIKEIKLLNENIDHIDGLKENVVTAIEAIASVAQQAAASTEEMNASTQEQTNAIEDIAHTIEELDKMMQVLVESMNIFKV, translated from the coding sequence GTGAGAGTAAAAGCAAAATTAATTATGATCCTGGTAACACTGTCAAGTATTGCATTAATTGTAGTTTCATCTTTAGGATTTATGAGTATGAAAAAGGAATTAATGGAAGATATACATCTACAAATGACCAACACTCTAAAAGATACAAGTACTTACTTAGATCAATGGGTATTGACAAAAGGAAAAGCAGTAGAAACCATTAAAAACATACTAGAAAATATCAATCAAGATGAAATTTCTTATAAAGAATATCTTCAATCTTATAAGGATGATGAGGATATATTTTCTGTATATATGGGTTTTGAAGATGGAAATTATGTAGATGGAGGAGATTGGATTCCAGAAAAAGATTGGGATCCTAGAAAAAGGCCTTGGTATGAGAAGGCAATCAAAAAAGGAGAAAAAATATATACAGTTCCTTATATAGATGCTGAGTATAAGGAATATGTAGTCTCTGTAGCACTTCCTGTAAAAAATAAGGAAGGAAAATTTAAAGGAGTTATTTCACAAGATATTATTTTAAGATCTATTGTAGAAGCAGTCAATCATATTCAGGTAAAGGGATATGGATATGGAATGCTTATGGATGAGGATGGAGTTATATTTTCTTATCCAGATGAAAAGCTATTAAATACCAATATAGTAGAAAATGAAGAATTAAAAGAAGTTGGAAAAGATATGCTCATCAAAGATTATGGAACAGCTCAGTTTTTAGCAGAGGGTCAAAATAAATTAATGGTTTATAAAAAGTTGCCGACAACAGGATGGGTTTTAGGTGTAGTAGTTTCAGAATCAGATGTGTATAAGCCTCTTTTAGCACTAAAAATAAAATATCTGTGCATCAATACAATTGCAATACTTTTTATTATATTATTTGCTTTATATTTTTCTAAAAAGTTAACTACTCCTTTGACTCAGCTTACTCATTATGCAGAAAAATTAGGAAATGGAGATTTATCTATAAAAACTAATATAAAAGGAAATGATGAAATTGGTTTATTGTGTAAAGTATTTAATACAATGGGCAATAATATAAAAGCAATGATACAAAAAAACCAAGGAATTGCTAAAGATGTTACAAAAGAATTTAATATGGTTACAAGTTCTATAAGAGAAATTAATATAGCAAACAAAGAAGTTGTAAAGGCTATTGAAGAAATTGCATCAGGAGCAAATCATCAAGCTATAGAAAGTAGTCATGGGTTTGAATTAACAAATCATTTAGCACAAAGGATAAAAGATATGAATATGCAAATTGAATCTGTCAATAAACAAGCTGTACATATGCATAAAAAAAATGAAGATGGAATTTTGTCTATGATGGATTTAAAAGATAAATTTCAGCAAAATATGGATGCCTGTGAAAGAGTAGAAAAATTCATTATGGAATTGGCAGAAAAATCAAAGTCTATTGATCAGATTATAGAAACTATAAGAAATATTGCACAACAAACAAATCTTTTGGCTTTAAATGCTGCTATTGAGGCTGCAAGAGCAGGAGATTCGGGAAGGGGATTTGCAGTAGTTGCAGAGGAGGTAAAAAAATTAGCAGAACAGTCCTCAAACGCTACAGGAGAAATACAAAATATTATAGAAAAAGTTATTTATGTGATTGAACAAGCAAATTCAGAAATGAAAAATTCTCAATCAGTTGTAAAAAATGTGAATGACTCTTTAAAGGAAAGTACAGAGATATTTACAAAAATGAAGATTTCTTCAGATGATGTCATAAAAGAAATTAAATTGTTGAATGAAAATATTGATCATATAGATGGATTAAAAGAAAATGTGGTGACTGCTATTGAAGCGATTGCTTCTGTGGCACAACAAGCAGCTGCATCTACAGAGGAAATGAATGCATCTACACAGGAACAAACTAATGCCATAGAAGATATAGCCCATACCATAGAAGAATTAGATAAGATGATGCAAGTTCTTGTAGAATCTATGAATATTTTTAAAGTGTAA
- a CDS encoding metal ABC transporter solute-binding protein, Zn/Mn family, protein MKKILYILCMSFIVVMFIGCSQETKNNDKIKVAVSIVPQKTFVEAVGGDLVETIEMIPPGMSPENYAPSPKELKMLSESSVYFSIGVPAEKENILPKLKDINKDIQLISLEDEVSKVYKDREFAPNKRDPHIWLSPKRAVVMIAVIKDELIKIDPKNKQIYEDNANQYIKELKEIDVKIKKSIEKLPKKSFIVYHPAFGYFADDYGLDMISIEEEGKEATIEDIKRVIDFAKSENIKVIFYQAEIDSRQSRTIAEEIGGQTKEIEPLAKEYIKNLKDMAKTFTEVLK, encoded by the coding sequence ATGAAAAAAATTCTATATATTCTATGTATGAGTTTTATAGTTGTAATGTTTATAGGTTGCAGTCAAGAGACAAAGAACAATGACAAAATAAAAGTAGCTGTATCTATTGTTCCACAAAAGACTTTTGTAGAAGCTGTGGGGGGGGATTTAGTTGAAACAATAGAAATGATTCCTCCAGGAATGAGTCCTGAAAATTATGCACCTTCTCCTAAGGAGTTAAAAATGCTTAGTGAGTCTTCAGTGTATTTTTCTATAGGGGTTCCAGCAGAAAAAGAAAATATTTTGCCCAAATTAAAAGATATAAATAAAGATATTCAATTGATATCTTTAGAAGATGAGGTATCAAAAGTTTATAAAGATAGAGAATTTGCACCAAACAAAAGAGATCCTCATATATGGTTGTCTCCTAAAAGGGCAGTCGTAATGATTGCAGTGATTAAAGATGAGCTTATAAAAATTGATCCGAAAAATAAACAAATTTATGAAGATAATGCCAATCAATATATAAAAGAATTAAAGGAAATAGATGTAAAAATAAAAAAATCTATTGAAAAACTTCCTAAAAAATCTTTTATTGTATATCATCCAGCTTTTGGGTATTTTGCAGATGATTATGGGCTAGATATGATATCCATTGAAGAAGAGGGAAAGGAAGCAACCATAGAAGATATTAAAAGAGTAATTGATTTTGCAAAGAGTGAAAATATAAAAGTTATATTTTATCAAGCGGAAATTGACTCTAGACAGTCTAGAACCATTGCAGAAGAAATAGGAGGACAAACAAAAGAAATTGAACCTTTAGCAAAAGAGTATATAAAGAATTTAAAGGATATGGCGAAAACTTTTACAGAGGTTCTAAAATAG
- a CDS encoding metal ABC transporter ATP-binding protein, which yields MMDVLKLENVNVFYDQVHALSDICLSVKEKDFLAIIGPNGGGKSTLLKTILGLLKPTSGKIMLYGKRIQENLGMIGYVPQFTKFNKKFPISVEEVVHLGFLKNKNHPFIKLKEVNKKKAEDIMKELNIFELRDRQIGQLSGGQLQRVLIARALVVEPKLLLLDEPTASLDANAKTQIHEILQRLNKEMTIVMVTHDMSAVSTYVKNIACLNQKLFYHGQPNLTESILGQVYGCPIDMIAHGVSHRVLHEHEEE from the coding sequence ATGATGGATGTATTAAAGCTTGAAAATGTAAATGTTTTTTATGATCAAGTACATGCTCTTTCAGATATTTGTTTGAGTGTTAAGGAGAAAGATTTTTTAGCTATTATAGGACCCAATGGAGGAGGAAAAAGTACTCTTTTAAAAACTATACTAGGATTATTAAAACCTACATCTGGTAAAATTATGTTATATGGAAAAAGAATTCAAGAAAACTTAGGGATGATAGGATATGTTCCTCAATTTACAAAATTTAATAAAAAATTTCCCATTTCAGTAGAAGAGGTAGTACATTTAGGGTTTTTAAAAAATAAGAATCATCCTTTTATAAAGTTGAAAGAAGTAAATAAAAAAAAAGCTGAAGATATTATGAAAGAATTAAATATTTTTGAGCTTAGAGACAGGCAAATAGGACAATTATCGGGAGGACAATTACAAAGAGTATTGATTGCTAGAGCTTTAGTGGTAGAGCCTAAACTTCTTCTTTTAGATGAACCTACTGCTAGTTTAGATGCAAATGCCAAAACCCAAATTCATGAAATATTACAAAGGCTCAATAAAGAAATGACTATTGTTATGGTTACTCATGATATGAGTGCTGTATCCACTTATGTAAAAAATATTGCTTGTTTAAATCAAAAACTATTTTATCATGGACAACCAAATTTAACAGAATCTATATTAGGGCAAGTATATGGATGTCCTATTGATATGATTGCCCATGGAGTATCTCATAGAGTATTGCATGAGCATGAGGAGGAATGA
- a CDS encoding metal ABC transporter permease has product MLEEIFRYEFLQHAILSAIFASIACGIIGTIITEKNLIMMSGGIAHTAFGGIGMGYFIGVEPIFGALVFSIAAALGVNKIHKKTHTGEDVLVGMFWSLGMAIGILFIWLTPGYPPELSSYLFGDILTVSKIDLYMIILVDLIILGIVGAYFQQFKAYLFDEEFAAVIGIKTSYLEKIVFILIALTIVILIRVVGIILIIALLTVPTAIAKEFTYDLKKIMILSSLVGILFCLFGLFVSYILQIPSGASIVISLVISYFILCMIKNKTKKEKLSI; this is encoded by the coding sequence ATGTTAGAAGAAATCTTTCGTTATGAATTTTTACAACATGCTATTTTAAGTGCTATTTTTGCAAGTATTGCATGTGGGATCATTGGAACAATTATTACAGAAAAAAATTTAATTATGATGAGTGGAGGAATTGCACATACGGCTTTTGGAGGAATTGGAATGGGTTATTTTATAGGAGTTGAACCTATATTTGGAGCTTTGGTATTTTCTATTGCAGCAGCTTTGGGAGTAAACAAAATCCATAAAAAAACTCATACAGGAGAAGATGTATTAGTAGGTATGTTCTGGTCGTTAGGAATGGCCATTGGGATTTTATTTATATGGTTAACACCTGGATATCCCCCAGAGTTATCTTCTTATCTTTTTGGAGATATATTGACAGTTTCTAAAATAGATTTGTATATGATTATTCTAGTAGATTTGATAATTTTAGGTATAGTAGGAGCTTATTTTCAACAATTTAAAGCATATTTATTTGATGAAGAGTTTGCAGCAGTAATTGGGATAAAGACTAGTTATTTAGAAAAAATAGTTTTTATTTTAATTGCTTTAACCATTGTAATTTTAATAAGGGTAGTAGGAATTATTTTAATTATAGCACTCCTTACAGTACCTACAGCTATTGCAAAGGAATTTACTTATGATTTAAAAAAAATTATGATTTTGTCAAGTTTAGTAGGAATTTTATTTTGTCTTTTTGGTCTGTTTGTTTCCTATATATTACAAATACCTTCAGGTGCAAGCATTGTAATTTCATTAGTCATATCTTATTTTATCCTTTGTATGATAAAAAATAAGACAAAAAAAGAAAAACTTTCTATTTAA
- a CDS encoding polysaccharide deacetylase family protein yields MQINKKWCEMLIMKKIKWYMLLIIFLFPIKCFGMDEDIDHMVYIVVNDQLISFEETYPVIQNGTTYVPIRFLAQHLKVKIKWDKKSNNIFLTKGSKQIILDLNLNALFTNQGQVIIDSIFLEDGRTMVPYKFIAKYFGYEVSYIDKGPIARATNESLCVEDKDLFNILQNKILQEKEKILTQIKRKKEEQIAKERIEMRKNLKVVYITFDDGPTPYTKEILDILNQYDAKATFFMLSDRIRSYKSVVREMISQGNSVGLHGVSHNVKQIYQSEHTVIKEMNECNDQLQEVVGIRSNLIRVPYGSVPHMKKNYVDAVKTAGYRMWDWNVDSKDSCGKNILPNEIVENVKKQVKNKKVAVILLHERKSTVKALPYILQYLKDRGYITVPIDYREEPINFWNKK; encoded by the coding sequence ATGCAGATCAATAAGAAATGGTGTGAGATGCTCATCATGAAAAAAATAAAATGGTATATGTTATTGATTATTTTTTTGTTTCCAATAAAATGCTTTGGAATGGATGAAGATATAGATCATATGGTTTATATTGTAGTAAATGACCAGTTGATAAGTTTTGAAGAAACTTATCCTGTCATTCAAAATGGAACTACTTATGTTCCTATTAGATTTTTAGCACAACATTTAAAGGTAAAAATAAAGTGGGATAAAAAAAGCAATAATATTTTTCTCACAAAAGGGAGCAAACAGATTATACTGGATCTAAATTTAAATGCTTTATTTACCAATCAAGGACAAGTTATTATAGATAGTATTTTTTTAGAAGATGGAAGAACAATGGTGCCTTATAAGTTCATAGCTAAATATTTTGGATATGAAGTAAGTTATATTGATAAAGGCCCTATTGCAAGAGCTACCAATGAAAGTTTATGTGTAGAAGATAAAGATTTATTTAATATACTTCAAAATAAAATTCTACAGGAAAAAGAAAAAATTTTGACTCAAATAAAAAGAAAAAAAGAAGAACAAATAGCAAAAGAAAGAATTGAAATGAGAAAAAATCTTAAAGTTGTATATATTACTTTTGATGATGGGCCTACTCCTTATACAAAAGAAATATTAGATATACTCAATCAATACGATGCTAAAGCTACTTTTTTTATGCTTTCCGATAGAATTAGAAGCTATAAATCTGTAGTAAGAGAAATGATTTCTCAAGGAAATAGTGTAGGGCTTCATGGAGTCAGTCATAATGTAAAACAAATTTATCAGTCTGAACATACAGTAATTAAAGAAATGAATGAGTGTAATGACCAATTACAAGAAGTAGTAGGCATAAGAAGCAATTTAATTCGTGTTCCTTATGGAAGTGTTCCCCATATGAAGAAGAATTATGTAGATGCTGTAAAAACAGCTGGATATAGAATGTGGGATTGGAATGTGGATAGCAAAGATAGTTGTGGAAAAAATATTCTACCTAATGAGATAGTAGAAAATGTAAAAAAACAAGTAAAAAATAAAAAAGTTGCAGTCATATTACTTCATGAAAGAAAATCTACAGTCAAAGCACTTCCTTATATTTTGCAATACTTAAAAGATCGAGGATATATTACAGTTCCTATTGATTATAGAGAAGAACCTATAAATTTCTGGAATAAAAAATAA
- a CDS encoding sodium-dependent transporter, protein MKNFHEIERETWTSKLGFILACIGSAIGLGNIWMFPWRLGQFGGAAFLIPYLLFVFGLGTTGLMGEFAFGRSQQRGSMGAFKKVFQKRNLPFGTCVGSIPVIAQTGVLIFYSVVVGWVLKYFSFAIKGDFYHIDITRSFDSFVGQPESIIWNFLAISITVSIVILGIKQGIEKMNKIMMPSLFILFLFLMIRSLSLPGSIEGVKYLLVPDWSYLTKPITWIMALGQAFFTVSLGGAGMVVLGSYLPKNEDIPSSAVHTAFFDTFAALLAAFIIIPASFAFHLDVTAGPPLLFITMPHIFKEMAGGYLFGILFFLCILFAAISTEIVLMEVLVESFMDQFSWNRKKSVFVAAGIGFIFGIPLDLNMNWFGNFADFISIYLLPLSAVLAAITFFWIYGIENAREEINKGAKNPLGKWWEFFAKYIFVFIAGIVLILGVIYGGIG, encoded by the coding sequence TTGAAAAATTTTCATGAAATAGAAAGGGAAACGTGGACAAGTAAACTAGGTTTCATTTTGGCTTGTATTGGTTCTGCCATAGGATTAGGTAATATTTGGATGTTCCCTTGGAGACTTGGCCAATTTGGAGGAGCTGCCTTTTTAATTCCATATTTATTATTTGTATTTGGATTAGGAACTACAGGACTTATGGGAGAATTTGCTTTTGGACGATCTCAACAAAGAGGCTCTATGGGTGCCTTTAAAAAGGTATTTCAAAAAAGAAATCTTCCCTTTGGTACATGTGTTGGAAGCATTCCTGTTATTGCTCAAACAGGTGTACTGATCTTTTATTCAGTAGTAGTAGGTTGGGTACTCAAATATTTTTCATTTGCCATAAAAGGAGATTTTTATCATATTGATATTACACGTTCATTTGATAGTTTTGTAGGGCAACCAGAAAGTATAATTTGGAACTTTTTAGCTATTTCCATTACCGTAAGCATTGTTATTCTAGGAATCAAACAAGGAATTGAAAAAATGAATAAAATTATGATGCCTTCATTATTTATTTTGTTTCTATTCCTTATGATCCGTTCTTTATCACTACCTGGTTCTATAGAAGGAGTAAAATATCTTTTAGTTCCTGATTGGTCTTATCTTACAAAACCTATAACTTGGATTATGGCACTAGGCCAAGCATTTTTTACTGTATCCTTAGGGGGAGCAGGTATGGTAGTACTAGGAAGCTATCTTCCAAAAAACGAAGATATTCCTTCTTCTGCTGTTCATACAGCTTTTTTTGATACTTTTGCTGCTCTTTTAGCTGCATTTATTATTATTCCTGCTTCTTTTGCATTTCACTTAGATGTAACAGCTGGACCCCCTTTGTTATTTATCACTATGCCTCACATATTTAAGGAAATGGCTGGTGGATATTTATTTGGTATATTATTTTTCTTATGTATTTTATTTGCTGCTATTTCTACTGAAATTGTATTGATGGAAGTTTTAGTAGAATCTTTTATGGATCAATTCTCTTGGAATCGGAAAAAAAGCGTATTTGTTGCTGCAGGAATAGGTTTTATCTTTGGAATTCCTCTTGATCTAAATATGAATTGGTTTGGTAATTTTGCAGATTTTATTTCCATCTACCTTCTTCCTCTTAGTGCTGTTTTAGCTGCAATTACATTTTTTTGGATTTATGGAATTGAAAATGCAAGAGAAGAAATCAACAAAGGAGCAAAAAATCCTTTAGGAAAGTGGTGGGAGTTCTTTGCTAAATATATATTTGTATTTATAGCAGGAATTGTTTTAATTTTAGGAGTCATTTATGGAGGAATTGGATAA